A genomic segment from Phragmites australis chromosome 6, lpPhrAust1.1, whole genome shotgun sequence encodes:
- the LOC133922817 gene encoding uncharacterized protein LOC133922817 isoform X2 produces the protein MAASLPPPRLLRLLAMALGVVAAATGGKISAARTPISRGLYHSSDSLLRDIKALVARHSNKLSMDTIRASNKGYSAELFVVTFNHVKESVDNGSKVHVLLSFGQHGRELITSEVALHLLYILTDKRKIAGVDLSSFEKMLENIVIKMVPMENFNGRKRVEAGELCDRRNGRGVDLNRNWSVDWGKKEKDYDPYEENPGIAPFSEPEAQIMRELSRSFKPHIWVNVHSGMEALFMPYDHKNTTPNGASAHLMRSVLENLNHRHFQDSCLVGSGGGAVGYLAHGTTTDYMYDIAKVPIPFTFEIYGDETASSNDCFKMFNPVDKTTFDRVINKWCMAFLILFEEGLRNLQDAQLVSQGTLDNWVHVGGEQSVSRKSDRERRKLEGLDLGMQELRTYFRLFMLSTFLLMFMFCSRISKNRHRDSDEQNA, from the exons ATggccgcctccctccctcctcctcgtcttctCCGCCTGCTGGCCATGGCCCTCGGCGTCgtggccgccgccaccggcggCAAGATCTCGGCCGCCCGCACCCCGATCTCGCGCGGCCTCTACCACTCCAG TGATTCTCTTCTGCGTGATATCAAGGCTTTGGTTGCTCGGCATTCAAATAAATTGAGT ATGGACACTATAAGAGCAAGCAACAAAGGGTATTCTGCAGAGCTGTTTGTTGTTACTTTTAATCACGTGAAGGAGAGCGTGGATAATGGCTCAAAGGTTCATGTCCTTCTG AGCTTTGGGCAGCATGGCAGAGAACTTATTACCTCTGAGGTTGCATTACATCTTCTCTATATTTTAACGGACAAGCGTAAGATTGCCGGTGTGGATCTATCATCCTTTGAGAAAATGCTGGAGAATATTGTGATCAAA ATGGTGCCAATGGAAAATTTCAATGGTCGCAAACGTGTTGAAGCAGGCGAACTTTGTGATAGGAGAAATG GAAGAGGAGTAGATCTTAATAGAAATTGGAGTGTTGATtggggaaagaaagaaaag GACTATGACCCATATGAGGAGAATCCTGGTATTGCTCCTTTTAGCGAGCCTGAAGCCCAGATCATGAGGGAACTATCCAGGTCATTTAAACCTCATATTTGGGTGAATGTACATTCGGGAATGGAG GCCTTATTTATGCCATATGACCACAAGAATACCACACCAAACGGAGCATCTGCTCATTTGATGAGGTCAGTTTTAGAGAATTTGAACCATCGCCATTTCCAAGATAGCTGCCTAGTTGGTTCAGGGGGTGGAGCTGTTGG GTATCTTGCACATGGGACTACGACTGATTACATGTATGACATTGCAAAGGTGCCAATACCATTCACCTTTGAG ATATATGGAGATGAGACAGCATCTAGCAACGATTGCTTCAAAATGTTCAATCCTGTTGACAAGACAACCTTTGAC AGAGTCATCAACAAGTGGTGTATGGCGTTTCTCATCCTTTTCGAGGAAGGATTGCGAAACCTGCAGGATGCCCAGTTAGTATCACAAGGCACACTGGATAATTGGGTCCATGTCGGGGGAGAGCAGAGTGTATCACGGAAGAGTGACCGTGAAAGGAGGAAACTGGAAGGTCTTGACCTCGGAATGCAGGAGCTAAGAACGTACTTTAGGCTATTTATGTTATCTACATTCTTGTTGATGTTCATGTTCTGCTCAAGGATATCAAAGAACAGACACAGAGACTCAG ATGAACAAAACGCTTGA
- the LOC133922817 gene encoding uncharacterized protein LOC133922817 isoform X1 — protein sequence MAASLPPPRLLRLLAMALGVVAAATGGKISAARTPISRGLYHSSDSLLRDIKALVARHSNKLSMDTIRASNKGYSAELFVVTFNHVKESVDNGSKVHVLLSFGQHGRELITSEVALHLLYILTDKRKIAGVDLSSFEKMLENIVIKMVPMENFNGRKRVEAGELCDRRNGRGVDLNRNWSVDWGKKEKDYDPYEENPGIAPFSEPEAQIMRELSRSFKPHIWVNVHSGMEALFMPYDHKNTTPNGASAHLMRSVLENLNHRHFQDSCLVGSGGGAVGYLAHGTTTDYMYDIAKVPIPFTFEIYGDETASSNDCFKMFNPVDKTTFDRVINKWCMAFLILFEEGLRNLQDAQLVSQGTLDNWVHVGGEQSVSRKSDRERRKLEGLDLGMQELRTYFRLFMLSTFLLMFMFCSRISKNRHRDSGNVFDP from the exons ATggccgcctccctccctcctcctcgtcttctCCGCCTGCTGGCCATGGCCCTCGGCGTCgtggccgccgccaccggcggCAAGATCTCGGCCGCCCGCACCCCGATCTCGCGCGGCCTCTACCACTCCAG TGATTCTCTTCTGCGTGATATCAAGGCTTTGGTTGCTCGGCATTCAAATAAATTGAGT ATGGACACTATAAGAGCAAGCAACAAAGGGTATTCTGCAGAGCTGTTTGTTGTTACTTTTAATCACGTGAAGGAGAGCGTGGATAATGGCTCAAAGGTTCATGTCCTTCTG AGCTTTGGGCAGCATGGCAGAGAACTTATTACCTCTGAGGTTGCATTACATCTTCTCTATATTTTAACGGACAAGCGTAAGATTGCCGGTGTGGATCTATCATCCTTTGAGAAAATGCTGGAGAATATTGTGATCAAA ATGGTGCCAATGGAAAATTTCAATGGTCGCAAACGTGTTGAAGCAGGCGAACTTTGTGATAGGAGAAATG GAAGAGGAGTAGATCTTAATAGAAATTGGAGTGTTGATtggggaaagaaagaaaag GACTATGACCCATATGAGGAGAATCCTGGTATTGCTCCTTTTAGCGAGCCTGAAGCCCAGATCATGAGGGAACTATCCAGGTCATTTAAACCTCATATTTGGGTGAATGTACATTCGGGAATGGAG GCCTTATTTATGCCATATGACCACAAGAATACCACACCAAACGGAGCATCTGCTCATTTGATGAGGTCAGTTTTAGAGAATTTGAACCATCGCCATTTCCAAGATAGCTGCCTAGTTGGTTCAGGGGGTGGAGCTGTTGG GTATCTTGCACATGGGACTACGACTGATTACATGTATGACATTGCAAAGGTGCCAATACCATTCACCTTTGAG ATATATGGAGATGAGACAGCATCTAGCAACGATTGCTTCAAAATGTTCAATCCTGTTGACAAGACAACCTTTGAC AGAGTCATCAACAAGTGGTGTATGGCGTTTCTCATCCTTTTCGAGGAAGGATTGCGAAACCTGCAGGATGCCCAGTTAGTATCACAAGGCACACTGGATAATTGGGTCCATGTCGGGGGAGAGCAGAGTGTATCACGGAAGAGTGACCGTGAAAGGAGGAAACTGGAAGGTCTTGACCTCGGAATGCAGGAGCTAAGAACGTACTTTAGGCTATTTATGTTATCTACATTCTTGTTGATGTTCATGTTCTGCTCAAGGATATCAAAGAACAGACACAGAGACTCAGGTAACGTCTTTGATCCTTGA
- the LOC133922816 gene encoding butanoate--CoA ligase AAE1-like: MEGTVLCAANHAPLTPISFLERTALVYPDRPAIVASGLGPGRRDAPRTWRETRGRCLRLAAALAGLGVALHDVVAVFAQNIPAVCELHFGIPMAGAVICALNSRLDAAMASVLLQHSEAKVVFVDCALLDIAQEALRLASEAGARPPLVVYIRELLDESSHDAGANPTGVVRADQYYEYEALLSSTGGSPDFVIRWPADENEPIALNYTSGTTSRPKGVVYSHRGAYLNSLAAVLLNDMAAMSVYLWAVPMFHCNGWCLTWGVAAQGGTNVCLRKVTGAAIFDSIARHGVTHMGGAPTVLSMIVNATADERRPLPGGRPVTVMTGGAPPPPQVLFRMEELGFLVIHSYGLTETYGPATACTWKPEWDALPPEERAAVKSRQGLHLLGLEVDVKDPATMRSVPADGRAMGEVMFRGNTVMSGYYKDAAATAEAMAGGWLRSGDLAVRHGDGYVKLLDRDRSKDIIISGGENISTIEVEAALFAHPAVAEAAVVGRPDEYWGETPCAFVTLKGGAQSVAAEEVMAFCRARLPHYMAPRSVVIVAELPKTATGKVQKFALREQAKAMGSIPRSSAKQRVSGSSKL; this comes from the exons ATGGAAGGCACCGTGCTGTGCGCCGCCAACCACGCGCCTCTCACGCCCATCAGCTTCCTCGAGCGCACCGCGCTCGTCTACCCCGACCGCCCCGCCATCGTCGCCTCCGGCCTCGGCCCCGGCCGCCGCGACGCGCCGCGCACCTGGAGGGAGACCCGAGGGCGATgcctccgcctcgccgccgccctcgccggACTCGGCGTCGCGCTCCACGACGTG GTTGCTGTGTTCGCGCAAAACATTCCTGCGGTGTGCGAGCTCCACTTCGGGATTCCTATGGCCGGCGCCGTGATCTGCGCGCTCAATTCGCGCCTTGACGCCGCCATGGCGTCCGTGCTGCTGCAGCATTCGGAGGCCAAGGTCGTCTTCGTTGACTGCGCGCTGCTTGACATTGCCCAAGAAGCTCTCCGGCTCGCGTCTGAAGCCGGAGCCAGGCCTCCCCTTGTGGTGTATATCAGAGAGCTTCTCGACGAATCATCACATGATGCCGGTGCCAATCCAACAGGAGTTGTTCGAGCCGATCAGTACTACGAGTACGAGGCCCTCCTGAGCAGCACTGGTGGGTCGCCGGACTTCGTGATCCGGTGGCCAGCTGACGAGAACGAGCCAATCGCGCTGAACTACACTTCAGGGACGACGTCTAGGCCGAAGGGCGTCGTGTATAGCCACCGTGGGGCGTACCTGAACAGCCTCGCGGCCGTGCTCCTGAACGACATGGCGGCGATGTCGGTGTATCTGTGGGCTGTGCCCATGTTCCACTGCAACGGGTGGTGCCTCACGTGGGGCGTGGCGGCGCAGGGCGGCACCAACGTCTGCCTCCGCAAGGTCACCGGGGCCGCCATCTTTGACAGCATCGCGCGGCACGGGGTCACGCACATGGGCGGCGCGCCGACGGTGCTGAGCATGATCGTGAACGCCACGGCTGATGAGCGGCGGCCGCTGCCCGGCGGGAGGCCGGTCACTGTCATGACCggcggcgcgccgccgccgccgcaggtgCTGTTCCGGATGGAGGAGCTGGGTTTCCTGGTCATTCACTCGTACGGTCTGACGGAGACGTACGGCCCGGCGACGGCGTGCACGTGGAAGCCGGAGTGGGACGCACTGCCGCCGGAGGAGCGCGCGGCGGTCAAGTCCCGGCAGGGGCTGCACCTCCTGGGGCTGGAGGTGGACGTGAAGGACCCTGCGACCATGCGGAGCGTGCCCGCGGACGGGCGCGCCATGGGGGAGGTGATGTTCCGGGGCAACACGGTGATGAGCGGGTACTACAAGGACGCCGCCGCCACGGCGGAGGCGATGGCCGGCGGGTGGCTTCGGTCGGGTGACCTGGCGGTGCGGCACGGCGACGGGTACGTTAAGCTCCTGGACCGGGACCGGTCCAAGGACATCATCATCTCAGGCGGGGAGAACATCAGCACGATCGAGGTGGAGGCGGCGCTGTTCGCGCACCCAGCGGTGGCGGAGGCCGCGGTGGTGGGGCGGCCGGACGAGTACTGGGGCGAGACGCCGTGCGCATTCGTGACACTCAAGGGCGGCGCCCAGAGCGTGGCAGCGGAGGAGGTGATGGCCTTCTGCCGGGCGCGGCTGCCGCACTACATGGCGCCGAGGTCAGTGGTGATCGTGGCTGAGTTGCCCAAGACGGCAACGGGGAAGGTGCAGAAGTTCGCGCTCCGGGAGCAGGCCAAGGCCATGGGCAGCATCCCTCGTTCCAGCGCCAAGCAGAGAGTTTCAGGGAGCAGCAAGCTCTGA
- the LOC133922817 gene encoding metallocarboxypeptidase A-like protein TRV_02598 isoform X3 — protein sequence MDTIRASNKGYSAELFVVTFNHVKESVDNGSKVHVLLSFGQHGRELITSEVALHLLYILTDKRKIAGVDLSSFEKMLENIVIKMVPMENFNGRKRVEAGELCDRRNGRGVDLNRNWSVDWGKKEKDYDPYEENPGIAPFSEPEAQIMRELSRSFKPHIWVNVHSGMEALFMPYDHKNTTPNGASAHLMRSVLENLNHRHFQDSCLVGSGGGAVGYLAHGTTTDYMYDIAKVPIPFTFEIYGDETASSNDCFKMFNPVDKTTFDRVINKWCMAFLILFEEGLRNLQDAQLVSQGTLDNWVHVGGEQSVSRKSDRERRKLEGLDLGMQELRTYFRLFMLSTFLLMFMFCSRISKNRHRDSGNVFDP from the exons ATGGACACTATAAGAGCAAGCAACAAAGGGTATTCTGCAGAGCTGTTTGTTGTTACTTTTAATCACGTGAAGGAGAGCGTGGATAATGGCTCAAAGGTTCATGTCCTTCTG AGCTTTGGGCAGCATGGCAGAGAACTTATTACCTCTGAGGTTGCATTACATCTTCTCTATATTTTAACGGACAAGCGTAAGATTGCCGGTGTGGATCTATCATCCTTTGAGAAAATGCTGGAGAATATTGTGATCAAA ATGGTGCCAATGGAAAATTTCAATGGTCGCAAACGTGTTGAAGCAGGCGAACTTTGTGATAGGAGAAATG GAAGAGGAGTAGATCTTAATAGAAATTGGAGTGTTGATtggggaaagaaagaaaag GACTATGACCCATATGAGGAGAATCCTGGTATTGCTCCTTTTAGCGAGCCTGAAGCCCAGATCATGAGGGAACTATCCAGGTCATTTAAACCTCATATTTGGGTGAATGTACATTCGGGAATGGAG GCCTTATTTATGCCATATGACCACAAGAATACCACACCAAACGGAGCATCTGCTCATTTGATGAGGTCAGTTTTAGAGAATTTGAACCATCGCCATTTCCAAGATAGCTGCCTAGTTGGTTCAGGGGGTGGAGCTGTTGG GTATCTTGCACATGGGACTACGACTGATTACATGTATGACATTGCAAAGGTGCCAATACCATTCACCTTTGAG ATATATGGAGATGAGACAGCATCTAGCAACGATTGCTTCAAAATGTTCAATCCTGTTGACAAGACAACCTTTGAC AGAGTCATCAACAAGTGGTGTATGGCGTTTCTCATCCTTTTCGAGGAAGGATTGCGAAACCTGCAGGATGCCCAGTTAGTATCACAAGGCACACTGGATAATTGGGTCCATGTCGGGGGAGAGCAGAGTGTATCACGGAAGAGTGACCGTGAAAGGAGGAAACTGGAAGGTCTTGACCTCGGAATGCAGGAGCTAAGAACGTACTTTAGGCTATTTATGTTATCTACATTCTTGTTGATGTTCATGTTCTGCTCAAGGATATCAAAGAACAGACACAGAGACTCAGGTAACGTCTTTGATCCTTGA